Genomic DNA from Phyllostomus discolor isolate MPI-MPIP mPhyDis1 chromosome 12, mPhyDis1.pri.v3, whole genome shotgun sequence:
ATGTCATACTACTCTGTGGCTCGCAATTGGCTATTCTCTCAAAAAAGGGCTTAGGCTGTGCTTCAAGATTAGGTAAACCTCACTTGGAACCTTTGTCTGAAGTTTATTCAAAGTCCCTCTATTTCCTTCTCAGAAAGCATCCTGAGGCCCTTCTGGAACTGAAAATTCCTAAATCTGGAACTTTCTGGAAATCCGGCCCTGGTATCCTGAAAATGCAtattcctccctttcccagctGCTGTCCCCACCCACTGGCTTTTACCCAATCATTGGGCAACACCATTTGACCAGCACTTAGTGACGTCACATCAGCTCTTTCATTGGATTGGCCATTTTGTCAGGGACCGGTAGCCATACTTTGGCTCCACTGACTCTCTCAAGGCCTTCTTCATTTGCCCCTCAACAGCACTTGCAGCACAGATCAGGGGTCTGTAGCCAAAGTTCCTCAAGATTTAAGACTTTATTGAGGGAACTCGCTGCACTGGACTCAGGCCCAATGTCTTAGGCAGAAACCAAATATCCTGCGTGCAGTTCGCTGCCTTTGTTTAACAGGCCTTCCCGCCTGCATGGTGCTGGCGCCAGCTAGTGACGTCAGGGCCTCCTCGACGTCTGACTGGTTCGCTCAGGGCAGTGCCATCAAGGTAAAAGGCTCTTCTCGTGGTCTCTTCCAAGAGCATTGGTTGTCTCTTGAGGCCGCTCCGCTGGGGCTCCGGTGCTCGGCCCGGGGCTCAGGGTTGCAGGCTGCAGGCCGCGGCATCCCCCAGCCCGTTCCTCCTGCTGCAGCCGCCGCAGGGGTCTGGCCCAGCGCGGCCTCCAGGGAAGTGCGAGGCCGTGGCTGTCGAGGACCAGGCGTGCGGCGTCAGGGCCGCCTGCCGCACTGCCCAGCAACAGGTATTCAGTGCCGGGCTGCAGGCGTAGGCAACCGCAGGCCAGGTCGGCGCTGGGCACCCAGGCTTCCTGGCCACCGCGGTGCACCAGCCGCGCTCGCTGCTTGTACACGGTCAGCACGTGCAAGGCCAGCCGCTGCCATGCCGGGTCTACCCCCTCAGACGCCAGCACCAGCGCGTGGAGAACTGAGGGAGGAAAGATGTCaggcctgggtggtggggagCCTCTGGGGTCCCGTGGGTCAGTCCTGATGGGGCGGGGCCCGGGACCAGGGGCGGGGCTTACGGGATCACGTTGGGAAGGGTACGCCTCCGTGGGCATGGGGCttgaagggaggcagagagggcctGTGGTAGGCAAGAGCAGGCAAGGGCCAGTTCCATTCAACCAGCTCCCCATTCTCCTTCCACCCCCAGGAGGCCACCTCCCTTAGACATTGCAGGCTGAAGGAGAGAGCGAAACTCAGCAAGGCCAAGAACATAGGGAAAGAGAAGACATAGGAGGGTAGGGAACACCCCCTTtccactgcccctgcccaccaTGTGTCTTCTGGCCCATGAGGTCCTGTGTCAGAAAGGGCCCTTTAGAGCCTAACACCCCTTCCCACGTCAGATGAGCAAATGAAGGCCAGAGAAGCGGGCGGTGCGGAGGCAGTCATCCGGGCTGGCCCCgtttctccccaccactcaccGTAGTCCTGTTGGCAGTACCTCCGAAGGCTCATGTGTACCCTGGTGTCCGAGATATTGCAGTAGTTGTGACACTGAGGGTCTGGGGAGGGTTGGGCTGTCTGCAGggggctcctgggcctgggccacaaagccactgcccctgcccacccccacattCCATCctgatgggcagctggggtgctggaaccctgggacTAGGCTCAATGAGCCGCCCCTATATCCCCACTGGGGGGCCCAAtcagcccacccccaacccctcttGCCGCTAGGGATCTCCATGCTAGCTTGTCTTACCGGAGCTGTAAACGCTAGAGGTCGTGACAAGTGTGGTCGTTGCCTCTGGGATTCCTGAGAGACCAAAGGAGACATTTAAGCTGGGTTCCTGtccaccaccccacccacatCTCCCAAGGAATCCAGACAGCCAGATACTTTTTTAAGGTCCAAGAGGACAAGCACTCTTTGCCCTTTTCCCTCAGGACCTGAGTCCTGATCCTTAGCCCCTTCTTCCTTCAGACTGAGTAGTCTGCACCCTCAGCCCCTCCTTCCTCAGATCAAGCTGTCCAGCAGGCCCCCAGCCTTTTCTCGGACCCTGAGACTGAGGAGACGGGGATCACTGTCCCCACTTCCTTGGGAGCCCAGAGTCCAGCCCCAAGCCTCTAGCTCCCTTCCCAGAGACCCAGCTGCCATCACACCTGCCCATCGGAGATCTGGGATGTCTCCCTCCAACCCCACCAAGGACGTGGGGCCCCTCAGGACTCACGCTGGCAGGGCATCCTGGGGGAGCGGCTCTGCTGGTAGCCAGGACCGCAGCGGTTGCATGTCAGGCCGGTGACCCCTACCTTGCAGGAGCATTGCCCGCTGGTCTGGTTGCAGGTGCCGCCTGTCGCCCCGATAGGGTGGCACTGGCAGGCTAGGTGAAGAGACAATCTGGGATGGGGGATGTCTGGGCCTTAGACGCTCCTGCTCAATTCcacggcccctcctccctcagacccaggtgTCTGGTCCTGCCTCCCTTCCGCCTGGGCTGGGCCTCAGACCACACTCACCCCTGCAGGCCTTCCGGCTGGTGATGGGCTGGCCGGGGTCCCTCCAGAACCCCGGCTGGCAGTAGTGGCAGTGCCGCCCGGCTGTGTGGTGGCGGCAGCGCTCACAGATGCCCCCACTCCGGCCTCCCGACAGCCTGAACAGCTCCGAGTTGAACCTGCAGCGGCGGGCGTGCTGGTTGCAGGAACAGGCTGGGGGCAAGGCGGGGCCCGTCAGACCCAGGCTTCCTGTGTCCCGGCCCCGGCTTGTCCCCCGCTTTCCTCAAAAGCAGACTGCGGGCACAGGGTCAAAGAAGCTGCCTGGGGGTGCCTGGTTAAGCCTGGATCTTGGAacctcttcactcccctctttAAAATGGGGGCACTGGACTGGGGCCAGGAAAGCTCAGGGGCACTGAGGAACCTCAGTTGTGTGAAACCAGAGGGCTTAAAGGACAGTGGCAGCCCCGGGTGGGGGCTACGCTCAGACCCTGCGTGTTTGAGTCCCATTGTCTTCCTTGGGCACGTGACTTCTCCTTTGCGCAGCTCAGCTTCCTTTGCTATAAATTTCTAGTATCTGCTTCCTGAGGTTTCAAGGACATGTAATGGATAGAAAGTGCTTAACGTGGGACCCCACAGCACATGGGCCTGGTGAGAGCTTCCCCAGGTGGGGGGGCCACGTGCTGAGTGCCCTGGGGTGTGGCATTCCCACGGCAGCTCTGTGGGGCTGGCGCCACCAGCATCCCTGTTTCACAGATGCCaacactgaggctctgagaggtaaAGGCACCTGCCCAGGGTGATGCAGCTCGGGAGCGGTCGGAGGCAGCGTGGGAAGCCAGGCTTTTTCCGGCTCCAACGTCTGTGCTCTCGGCAACCATGCTCCAGTGCTTCCTGCACAGCTTCCGGGGTCCTGCGAGCACTGCGTACCCAGTCCTGGGCGCCTGCACCTGGCTTTCTAAGGCAGTGGCTATCAAATCTTAACCACTTCTCAGAATCCCCAGGGAGACCTTGAAAAAGAATGACACAGATTCCAGGGCCCGGGATCTGCATTTCTAGCCAGCATCCTTGAGTGAGATGCTGATGCAGGGGGTTTGTGGACCACTCCTGGGAGATGCTGAAGGGGCTCGGGGCTCTAAGAGGCTGAGGAGGTCCAGACTGGCAGGTCCTGAGGACCCACAGGATGGGGGAAGGTCATCCAGGAGCCGAGGCCACCAGGTGTTCTCTTGAGAATGGTGCTGCCCCTCTGCGTCGAGGTTTCCTCCAGGCCCGTCAGAGGTGGCAGGGCTCGCAGATGACCGTGGGTAAGCAGTGGCCTTTGGATTCTTTCTGACCCAAGAGTGACCACGTCACCTACCTTCTGTCTAGAAGACCCCCATGGGGAAGGGGCTCCAGATATCGTGTCTGTAAGCCTGCAGGTTCACCGCAGGAGTCAGGCTCCCCTTCCCCATCATAGTGCTATGTGGGTCAGAGGGCAGCGCCCTGCTTGGCCAGGGCCATGTGGTGATTCCCACATGGGAGCACCCCTGCTCCCAgaccctgcccaggcccaggatGAGCCCTGCTGCACCCCCGGCCATGTgggtcccccctccctccctcaaagGGGTGTTAGGTCTAGCTGGTGGGAACGGACCAACTGAAGAGAGGCCCTGAGGTGTCAGGGTGGAGGGCCCCGGAGGACCCCAGTTAGGGTGAGGATGGAGAGGAGAACCGAGGACAAGGGTCTGTAAGTGAGTcatttcaggaagaaatagagagagaagggggcaaAGAACGtcaggggcagagaagggagtcCAGGGGATTCTAgtgagtgaatgtgtgtgtttgtgtgtgtctctgtgtatctACTGGTGGAGAGGAATTACATCCCAGGGCCTGGTAACAGCCACACTCAGCTCCTCCAGCAAGGGCTGCAGGCTTggagggatgaggaggaggagggctgacTCCGAGAAGGGGCTTCCGGAGGGTTGGGGAAGGGCCTAGACTCTGGAAGCTCCAgtctgggggccctggggagggaagATGGGCGTGGAGCAGGAGCACCGTCCAGCCAGAAGGCCCAGGGCGCTGGCCTGAGGCCCGTTCagcactgccccctgctggcagTGAGGCTCAGGGCAAGTGATGTGGCCCCTTAGGCCTCGCCTCCCTCCTGTGGGGGATGGTAACCTCGGCAGGTACTCAGAAACTCTTCCTTTGCACCAGCTGTCATAGGGGGCCGTTTTCCAACAACTTCACGTGTACTAATGAGCTCAGTGCATTTCAGGAATTCCATCCGCCTTAAAGGAAGTGCTGTTCCCCTACTGTACAAGCGAGCAAgcggaagcacagagaggttaggtcaCTTGCCTGGGATCACACAGCCAGTCAGCAAGCAGCGGAGCTGGGATTCGAGCCCAGGCAGTCTgcctcctgcctgctgccccagAACACCCAGTGTGACAGCGCCCGACAGCAGCTGGGCAAGGACAAGCCAAGATCCCCTTGCCCCCGAACTCCGCTTCTGGCCCTGCCACTGACCGACTGTGTGTCCTTGTACAAGGGACTTCCCAGCTCTAGCCTCAGTCTCCGCATCTGTAAGTTGGGCCTGATGACAGCGCATAGCAGGTGATCAATACGTATGGCTTTGGTGACTGGACCCTAACCCCGTGTGGTGGGCTGGATGAGTCAGGAAAGGCCCAGCGGCCCTGTTCCCTGTAATCACTCAGTGAGTGTCCTCAGGATGCCCGCAGcaagctgggccctgggctgggtgctcaGAGAGTGATATTCACGTCACCCTCGTTGTGCTCGAGTGTCAGGACAGACAGGAGCCCCATAATGGGCAGGTGGGCAGCTGGAAGTCTGGGGCAGCCGAGATGCGGGGCTGGTAGGGGGGAGGCAAAGAGGGGACCTGGCTGCAGAACAGTGAGGGGAGAAGCAAGGAACAGGCAGCCCAGGGTGGGCGAGAGCGCCCCGTGCGCCTCAGGGACAAGGGGCCCGCTGCCGGTAAGTCatggggccgggcggggggcgaGGGCGGGAGAGTGGGGCCCAGGACTCACGCAGGCAAGGGTGGGGGTGCCGGGGTGTGGCAGGCCGCCAGGGCCAGTCTCGGTGGGACGGGCGGCAGCTCTCGCAGCCGGGGCCTGTGGTGTggtggcggcagcggcagcgggggggctgggcctgggccgcGCAGCGGGCAGCGTGGCCGTGGCACTGGCAGCGTCCTCTCACTCCGGCTGCCGccagccctgcccggcccccGAACTCCACTCGCAGGTGACTGGCCACCACACTGGCCTTGGTGCCCCATGGGGCACGGAAGGTCACCTTTTCGGGGCCCCCtaaggccccaggccaggcaggtCTGCGCCACAGCGACCTCCAGGGACCTCCCGTGGCCCAGGAGGCCGACAGGACCAGGGCCGGGGGGCCTGAGGGGCAGAAGCGCAGGCTCACGGATGTCAGGAGGAAGGCGCCCCCCAGGGCCAGGGTCAGGCTGCCGTTGCAGGCGGCCCTGGGGCTGACCTCAGCCACTGCAGGGGAGGCACAGGACTGGGGACAGGAGACTGCCGTGCCAGCCAGCTGGGTCACCGGCGGGAGGCAGAAGCGGGGGCGGCCCCCTGGATGGTAGCACGGGTCCGAGGTGGCCTGGCTCAGGAGGAGCAAGAGGGTGAAGGTCACGGGCATGGTCCTGGCAGGAGCAAGCACCTGGAGAGGACAGGAGTGGCGGGCTGAGGGCCTCAGGCTGTCCCTAGTGTCCGCCTGTGCCAGGCTCTCTCCCAGGCCCCCCGAGGACCCCGGCATTCCACCCTTCGCCCTGCCCAAGCCCCCTCCCCGGCTGCTTCTAAGCGAGGAAAATAGTTCCATCTGGGGAGAATTACTGTTTACACAACCCAAAGGGGAAAGAACGCAAGCAAAATCGAGAATTTTGCCTGAACTAATCCATAGCTTAACACCCCAGAGCGATCTGTCAGTGTCAAGGGCCAGGGGCCccggaggggggggggcaggtggtgaagtggggggagggcactggggctgctggggtcagagttgggcaggggagggggctttAGACATGGACGGAGCTCAAagacaaaggcacagagagggacagaggcgTGGCAGGCAGAGACAGGGGGACAAGAAGCAAGCCTGGGGAAGGCCTGTGACACCAGGGGAGGCCAGGAGGCCCAGACAGACAGTGGCCGGGCACCCAGAGGCCACAGGGAGTAGGGGGAGTGGGCCCCGGGGAACCCGGGGTccgggacagacagacaggctggCTGGGGGCTCGGAGGCACCAGGATCAAGAGCATCAAGAGCACCGACAGCCCCGCGGCGGGCCAGGGCCCGGCcgtgggaaggggcgggggaggggctggggtgcccGGCGGGTGATCAGAAGCGGgaggccaggccccagcccacGGGGATCAGAGCGGAGGCCCTTTCCCACGTGGTGCCCTAACCTTGTTCTCCACACCCCGGGCACGGAGGGGATTAGGGCCAAACCAccaggcctccctgccacccacccccagcctccaccaCCCTTAACCCTTTCCCCCCCAGGTGCAGAGCCCAGAGCAGTGTGCTAAGGGAGAGGACCGGGACGGGTGGGGCTGGAAGCCTGGGTCGCTCTGGGGCCGGGAATCGAGTGCAGAAACCCTTGTGGGTTGGGGGGGCCTAGATGCTGGGTCCCCCTTAGGACTCCAGGTGGAATGATCCTATGCTGGGACATCTGAGGACTTTCTAATCATCTCAGCCCCCCAGTCCGCCATCCTAGGCCCCAGAGTCCAGGGATCTGAGCCCCCACACTCCCCACTGACCCTGAGGTCCCCAGAACAGACGGGGAGCAGATGGGGTGGTGGGCAttggggggtggagagaaagagatgggacAGGGCAGGCCCAGAGGCCAGCGTGTCCAAGGCGGCCAgaaggccaggcccccaggatgGAGGCGCTAGGAAGAACTTGGTCCTGAAATGCCCCCCACATCCCCCTTCCTGGGCCTGCACCCCCTAATGAGAAACTCACTCAGGCTTGGGGGCCTCgcagcctccctgggccctgccgCCCAGAAGCCCGGCCCTGGATCCGGCCCCAGCCTGGGAGTCCATGAGGCacctggggctgcaggtggggtgACATCCCCCCTCAGCCTGATGTCACAGCCTGCGGTGTCCCCACTGTTGTTGCCACACACAGaggctgcctcccctgcccccagggacgGGCGTCGCCCTCCAGCCCTGCAGAGGGGCCTGGCGCCATTTTGCACTCCAGCGGCGGCGTTTGCCCCGAGTCCCTGAGCACCAGCTTTGTGAAGGACCCGGCCCCgtttccctcccacctctgctctctggcctgggtggctcaggtggcgCCACTTTCTGGCCCTTGGCACCTTGGGCAGCCAGACCGTGATTCCCCCAGGGCTCCCGAGGGACCCAGAAGCCACCTCTGCCCGCCTGGGGAACCCAGgtgtccagcccccagccccttccccttctgggaGCTGGAGCCCACCCCCAACGCCTCTCGGGAACAGAGGCTAGTGCTCCCATCAGACCCACCGTCAGGGAGCCAggcctgggcggggtgggggtccACTGGGGCCTCAGGCGCCTTTTCCCCAGCTTATTTTGCAagcacccctccctgcacccctgaCACTGGCCAAACCTGCGCCCGAGAAGACAGCGTCCCCCGCAGTCAGCTCCTCCTGGGTCTCCCCTCCCGCAAGAGCTCCTCCGCGGCCGCCGGGGTGGGCGCTCAGGAGTGAGTGTGGACTGGCTGTTCTCAGGCCCCGGGCTACTGGGGGTTCTGGGCGGGAGCTCAGAGCGGAGCCCGCAGAATCCAacaccaccactgcccccacccccgccccaaccccctcACCAACCGCAGCCACGCTGTCCCCGCAGAGACCCCTGCCAGCCACACCGCCCGGTCTGCTGTGTGGGACCTGAGAACTGCCACCGGGGGCCTGAAGCTGGACAGCCTGGAGCAGGCTGGCCAAGGAGGACACTCAAGGCAGGTAGGACAGGATGGGGCAGCGGCCGGCCAGGCCCCCTGGGTCTGGGGTCCCCACTGTACTCACTCTCACCCCTGGGACGGAGGGCAAGGCCCAGCCCCACCGCGTGGCGTCTGTGTGTCCGGGCCACTCATGCAGAGATGGGACCTTGGCCCCTGGCCACGTAACCCcgagccagcccctcctcccctctggaaCCTCTGTCAGCTGTGGGCTAACTGAGCATTAAGGTCAGTCGCGCTCAAACCCTAAACTCGGTGTTCCCCTGAGGCTCAGGTCAGCCTCGGGGAGACGGGGAGACATAAAGGCACGAGCTGCTTTctgagagggtggggctggggcggagGGAGGCTGCCCCGGGCCTCGGTGGTCCCAGCGGCCGGCAGGAGCTGGACTCGGAGGGTCCAGAGCTGGAGGCCAGCCTCCCCCATGGCCCATCGGCCTCCTGCAAGGCCTCAGTGCTCCAGTCGTGAAACTTCCCTGCAAATGGGCCTGTCAACTCTGTACCGAACGGCCTCGACCAGAACAATAAGGTTTCCTAGCACTTCCCACCAAGGAAAGCCCAGGCCACAGAGGATGAGGCCCAGATACTTGCTGCTGTGGCCCCGAGTGCCTTTGGCATTGACGGTGGCACAGCGTGGGCCCGACCCAGACGGGGATTGGGGACCCCCTGTCCACAgcctgccctggggtgggagggcgcAGCCGAGGCCATCCGTGCTTCTGGCTCTGAGCGGTCCTCGTGTGCTACCGTGCAGGGGCCAGCCCTGGCCGGAGCCAGGACAGAGACAtcagatttgggggggggggaaagcGTGCATTAAGCAGGAATCAGCTGTAAGAACAAGAGATTGGGGGCAGAGACACCCCCAAATCAGAGGGCGCACATTGGACCCGAGGGCGGGCAGTGTGAGGGGCCAGTGACAAGGGGCAGtgtttcccaccctcccccattcCAGGTCCCCCCTTCGCGTCCGGCTCTGCAGAGCACAGGTGCGCAGAGCCCCGCCCTTGTCCGGCTGGCATCCGGGATCAAGGAGAGATCGCTACGGAAAAGTAACCAGCAGTTCAGGGGAAGGCAACAGGTCCTTTGGGGAAGAAGCAAgtagggaagtgggtggggaggatgggggccTGGAGAGGACATTTGGGCTGCCACCTGAGGGAGGCCAGGGCAAGCCTCATGGGTGTCCGGGCAGGCAGgactcaggcagagggaacagtggtgcaaAGGCTGGGTTTGCTGCCAGAGAAAGTTTGGGGGAAGGGTGAGGTCTCACTTTTCCTCCACACCCACGGACAGGAGGTTTCTTAAGCCAGAGCTACTTGGAGGGGAGGAATTCCCCCCTTTTGTTCTCAGTAGCTTGAGCTGCCTGAGGCGGTTAGCAGCCCTGGAGGTGCCTGGGGGCCGGAGGGGCAGAAGCAGCCTGAGGGGGAGGAAACCATCCCCCCCAAGCCAGAAAGGAGACGTCGGGTGGGGAGTTTCCTCAAGTATTGGGCACCTGCACCCTCCCAGCACCACAGAACAGAGAGAGGACTTCCCAGGGCACCGCACTAGGGTGGGCTCAGCAGGGAGGGATGGGACCCAGAAGTAGCAGATGCCCCCAcgaggcagggtggggcaggtcAAACCCCACCTGTGACCCAAGGGCAAGTGTATTCGCCCTCGGGACATACTCGAAATGTCCAGGGCTGGAATGAAGAACAGAGTTTTCTAAAGCTCagtggcctgggttcaaatccaggctccaCCTCTTTCTTAGCTGCGTGACTTgaagcaagtttcttaacctctctgtgccttagtttcctcatctgttacaTGGACATAAAAATGTTCCTTCCTTATGGGCGACCATGAGGACTAAATGCGTGAAGACAGGCCTATAGTTCTCGTACCTGAAACTCTTTGGACCAGACAGTTTAGAACCTGTGCTGGGACACCGTGCTGGGGAGCACAGACAGAGGGACAGCATGTCACACAGCCCCACCGGCGGGGGCTGGACAGTGTCCCACAGTTAAACCGTATTGTCTCCTCAGCAAAACACCGGGGCATTCACTCTGAGGGAAATCTACAGATAGCCACACGTTGGTTCGGGCCAGGTTTTGTCCCCAGATGGGCGCAGTTCAGGTTGGGGTTCGCCCCCAGTCTGGGGAAATGCTGATGAGGAGTTGTAGCTCAGCAGTGAGAACCGGGACCCTGCGGGTGTGTGGTGGGACCCACAGGAACCTCAGCCTGgattccttcctttccccagctTTTCAGTTGTTCAGGCCCATGAAGCACCAGCAGGGGGAGCCCTTGAGGCCCCTGGACAGAGGGTGGCCCCAGGTCTGGCTCCCAGATTTGCAGAGCCCAGGGCAAGACGAAAACTCAGGGTGCCTGGATCGAATCTATGGAGTATTTCTAGACGCCGAGAGCAGACCATGAAAGCAAACACGGGGCCCTTTTGCACGCAGGGCCTTGGGCGACTGCACAGGTCGCACCCCATGGAGGTGGCCCTGGGTGGCGGTGCCTTTGCCCCAGCTGGGCCCTCCGCCCCAGAACCCCGGGCTTCAGTCCCCGCTCCGctctggctgggctggggagcgGCTGGAGGCTGGGGCCGGAGTCCTGCTCCGTGCAGGACCccggggcagagggaggtgggcagaCAGTGTGATAAGGGCTGGGCCAGAACTGCCAGTCACCACTAGCCCAGGGAGAAGAGGCGCTCGGGCAGATTTCACTTCCTTCTTAGAAACTGAAGCAGCGAGCGTGATGTGTCTTTTACAGACGCTCCTCAACTTACGTTGGGGTTCCGTCCGATAAAGTCCAAAATATTCTCAGTCGATCCTGCCTTTAATACACCTAACTTACCAAATGCCCTGGCTTAGCCTAGATGACCTTCAACGTGATCAGAACGTGGTCAGCCCACAGTGGGGCCAGAGCATCTTGCTACTGCTGCCCAGCATCGGGAGAGAGGGTTGTACCGTGCAGGAC
This window encodes:
- the NTN5 gene encoding netrin-5 is translated as MPVTFTLLLLLSQATSDPCYHPGGRPRFCLPPVTQLAGTAVSCPQSCASPAVAEVSPRAACNGSLTLALGGAFLLTSVSLRFCPSGPPALVLSASWATGGPWRSLWRRPAWPGALGGPEKVTFRAPWGTKASVVASHLRVEFGGRAGLAAAGVRGRCQCHGHAARCAAQAQPPRCRCRHHTTGPGCESCRPSHRDWPWRPATPRHPHPCLPCSCNQHARRCRFNSELFRLSGGRSGGICERCRHHTAGRHCHYCQPGFWRDPGQPITSRKACRACQCHPIGATGGTCNQTSGQCSCKVGVTGLTCNRCGPGYQQSRSPRMPCQRIPEATTTLVTTSSVYSSDPQCHNYCNISDTRVHMSLRRYCQQDYVLHALVLASEGVDPAWQRLALHVLTVYKQRARLVHRGGQEAWVPSADLACGCLRLQPGTEYLLLGSAAGGPDAARLVLDSHGLALPWRPRWARPLRRLQQEERAGGCRGLQPATLSPGPSTGAPAERPQETTNALGRDHEKSLLP